A window of Longispora fulva contains these coding sequences:
- the folB gene encoding dihydroneopterin aldolase, producing MDSIELRGLRARGYHGVYDFERAAGQDFVVDVTLDLDLGKAASTDDVSDTVHYGELAGQLVAVIAGEPVNLIETLAERLAEVCLGDPRVASCVVTVHKPQAPIPHEFADVAVTVRRKA from the coding sequence ATGGACTCGATTGAGCTGAGGGGACTCCGCGCCCGCGGCTACCACGGGGTGTACGACTTCGAGCGCGCCGCCGGCCAGGACTTCGTCGTGGACGTGACCCTGGACCTGGACCTGGGCAAGGCGGCGTCCACCGACGACGTGTCCGACACCGTGCACTACGGCGAGTTGGCCGGCCAGCTGGTCGCGGTGATCGCCGGCGAGCCGGTGAACCTGATCGAGACGCTGGCGGAGCGGCTGGCAGAGGTGTGCCTGGGCGACCCGAGGGTCGCCAGCTGCGTGGTGACCGTGCACAAGCCGCAGGCCCCGATCCCGCACGAGTTCGCGGACGTCGCCGTCACGGTGCGCAGGAAGGCATGA
- a CDS encoding MFS transporter: MPGHRWAAILLTLIVTALSIAVPASPAMAKKPCSLEEWREPGNLSRCVGELDDVAASRATCLKSPTPSAPDSGMAGWFASRPESSRKAGVTGIYSKYGYAGYDFTTYDINCVQTTMHPDYKFENTVANGEFMIATGIVGASNALRERAWEPKELWGWADPLVEKATKAVYTKVFTVFGSLTLAVVGLYLLWRSRQSDMSSTMTTAGWAMFVLVVVTALATWPTKAAGLADATLTNGLAAVHSAIGPSTRDIPPDKCPPLAGPEGCKDNRPPAVRAGDTAAENLLYKNWLRGTLGSADSVTAQKYGMALYDAKSFSWAEVEKMRKEPNQRAAIITQKSDEWQRVAEQIKTEDPEAYEYLQGMRGTDRIGAGFVAILASLAYSFFDITASVLVLLGFVLFRWAVIAAPVIGTVALLKPASAGFRRLMNAVLAAVFNILIFGTGAAIYLFAVDQIMSTAALPGWLQVVLIWLCGIVGWMLLRPYRRITQMAGKEAGAAAPGATWRERFFSDLRSAAVAAGTAKAVAEDDKAPSTSSGASARVETRAEEVSAVPSAPVAQSASSRPESSSAPATPARSTGERRLPAPVAAESGESTWGEVYRPSESRTEERV; encoded by the coding sequence ATGCCCGGCCATCGCTGGGCAGCCATTCTCCTCACGCTGATCGTCACGGCCCTCTCGATCGCTGTTCCGGCGTCGCCGGCGATGGCGAAGAAGCCGTGCAGCCTGGAAGAGTGGCGGGAGCCCGGCAACCTGTCCCGGTGCGTCGGGGAACTCGACGATGTCGCGGCGAGCCGGGCCACGTGCCTGAAGTCGCCGACTCCGAGCGCGCCGGACTCGGGGATGGCCGGCTGGTTCGCGTCCCGCCCGGAGTCCTCCCGCAAGGCCGGCGTCACCGGCATCTACAGCAAGTACGGCTACGCCGGCTACGACTTCACCACCTACGACATCAACTGCGTACAGACCACGATGCACCCTGACTACAAGTTCGAGAACACCGTCGCCAACGGCGAGTTCATGATCGCCACCGGTATCGTAGGCGCGTCCAACGCGCTGCGCGAGCGCGCCTGGGAGCCCAAGGAACTGTGGGGCTGGGCGGATCCGTTGGTGGAGAAGGCCACCAAGGCCGTGTACACGAAGGTGTTCACCGTCTTCGGTTCGCTCACGCTGGCTGTGGTCGGCCTCTACCTGCTCTGGCGGTCCCGGCAGTCGGACATGTCCTCGACGATGACCACCGCCGGCTGGGCGATGTTCGTGCTGGTCGTCGTAACGGCGCTGGCCACCTGGCCGACCAAGGCTGCGGGCCTGGCCGATGCCACCTTGACGAACGGGCTCGCGGCGGTCCACTCGGCGATTGGGCCGTCTACGCGGGATATTCCGCCAGACAAATGCCCGCCACTCGCGGGGCCCGAAGGTTGTAAGGACAACCGCCCGCCCGCTGTTCGGGCGGGCGACACTGCCGCGGAGAACCTGCTCTACAAGAACTGGCTCCGGGGCACCCTGGGCAGCGCGGACAGCGTGACGGCGCAGAAGTACGGCATGGCGCTCTACGACGCCAAGTCGTTCAGCTGGGCCGAGGTCGAGAAGATGCGCAAGGAGCCCAACCAGCGGGCCGCGATCATCACCCAGAAGTCCGACGAGTGGCAGCGGGTCGCCGAGCAGATCAAGACCGAGGACCCGGAGGCCTACGAGTACCTTCAGGGCATGCGGGGCACCGACCGGATCGGCGCTGGCTTCGTGGCGATCCTGGCCTCCCTCGCGTACTCGTTCTTCGACATCACCGCGTCGGTACTCGTGCTCCTCGGCTTCGTGCTGTTCCGCTGGGCCGTGATCGCCGCTCCGGTGATCGGCACGGTCGCGCTCCTCAAGCCCGCCTCGGCTGGTTTCCGCCGCCTGATGAACGCGGTGCTGGCCGCCGTGTTCAACATCCTGATCTTCGGCACGGGGGCGGCGATCTACCTGTTCGCGGTCGACCAGATCATGAGCACCGCCGCGCTGCCGGGTTGGCTGCAGGTCGTGCTGATCTGGCTGTGCGGGATCGTGGGCTGGATGCTTTTGCGGCCGTACCGGCGGATCACCCAAATGGCGGGTAAGGAGGCCGGGGCCGCTGCGCCCGGGGCGACGTGGCGGGAACGCTTCTTCTCCGACCTGCGGTCCGCGGCGGTCGCCGCCGGTACGGCCAAGGCCGTCGCCGAGGACGACAAGGCCCCGAGCACGTCGTCGGGCGCGTCGGCACGGGTGGAGACCCGGGCTGAGGAGGTTTCGGCGGTGCCGTCGGCCCCCGTGGCGCAGTCCGCTTCCTCCCGCCCCGAGTCGAGTTCCGCTCCGGCGACCCCGGCCAGGTCCACCGGCGAGCGCCGACTGCCCGCCCCGGTGGCCGCCGAGTCCGGCGAGTCGACGTGGGGCGAGGTCTACCGGCCGTCGGAGTCCAGAACCGAGGAGCGGGTGTAG
- a CDS encoding ATP-binding protein translates to MTTTPRGPGETSPPTTSEKATVPGQPGPVAVFRAPGADPNGSASILDADDATLSPFLGLVTPAREPEPRTTGPASAPASVSGSGERQAEPAPRRAEPEAGQGPVHRPIERTQVRPPAGTTRVPTAADRAAQPGQTTRQGGPAQAGGQPQTERAAQPGSYSQPGHGGQPGGYSQPDQGGQPGGGLPPPGAPHGGRPVAAGNPAGVSRAPDVRRPDGMPGTGTPEWQGPPVPPRYPDPTGQAGSRVPGVPPTGRPASDAARRAHDDELAQHVDQLFNAAVEAVQSAPQHQAPAPVRATGRAVPAERSRMPQAPRDNRPTEDIRLGREHRGLGTAPSTKPDPRPRRVPKREVQPIRDGVPRRQLPRFTDRDPASDLAITEVAGHLTFTPNTITAWYWLPEVRWAFRPDAEREALIVAISEQYAGLAGFRLHLRRTTMPFPADEWARTVDTHTPRPLPNVPGAPSWGDHLVNAQKHLLQVNHAEGQTYLGITFARRTLGDSFSEKINRMFGKGVTESERRRTSRLVEQFDEVLGAFGMRGRRVTVKELEWLLYRSVALCMAPPRDMSPVGNGEWERGDLLALTEHIERYRTPYGATVKLVNRLTGEERHVCVLTVGRMEPLDIPERHEPWLHFHERLPWPMELSSRVDALGQNDTFKNLEHRLRMIRSQQRDYAEHGMDSPPELERLAKRALGIGDEMTTGLPIDAARVHGWHRIAIGGRTRDEALERTRKLIQMYSRELRISLQHPKNQDWLAREFIPGEPIANSGYVRRMPVKLFAAALPQAASTVGDRRGDLIGRTAGTCRRPVFLDVHFPTEVRERSGLAVFVAEPGGGKSTLMGGLGYLAARRGVQVTMLDPSGPLGRLCEMPELKPYSRVLNLTGSGQGTLNPYALIPTPQRPHFAPGTEGDREFQIALGNARAERRMLVQDICSMLVPPQVAREARTATMLRHAVRKVPAEETATLDDIVKALQDGDDHSRELGNLLLDTAEMPLALLFFGRPPEGALGDDKTLTVITMAGLRLPDLKIEREYWSAEEQLALPMLHTAHRLAVRRCYSGDMHRRKLVGLDEAHFMDGWRSGRSFLVRLARDSRKWNLAALVASQNPKDILGLDVQNLVSTVFVGRIAEDSEIAEEALRLLRVPRGVGYEQTLATLSQVEASSQDRLGFREFVMRDVDGRVQKVRVDISYVPQLLDYLDTTPTAAAEAPPTQERD, encoded by the coding sequence ATGACCACGACCCCCCGAGGGCCGGGCGAGACCTCGCCACCGACGACGAGTGAGAAGGCCACTGTGCCCGGACAGCCCGGCCCGGTAGCGGTGTTCCGCGCACCCGGGGCAGACCCGAACGGGTCGGCGTCGATCCTGGACGCCGACGATGCCACCCTGTCGCCGTTCCTCGGGCTGGTGACGCCGGCCCGGGAGCCGGAGCCCCGCACCACCGGCCCCGCCTCCGCTCCCGCCTCCGTCTCGGGGTCCGGGGAGCGTCAGGCGGAGCCCGCACCGCGTCGGGCGGAGCCGGAAGCCGGCCAGGGCCCGGTCCACCGGCCGATCGAGCGGACCCAGGTCCGGCCGCCGGCCGGGACGACCCGGGTGCCGACGGCCGCGGACCGGGCGGCGCAGCCCGGCCAGACCACCCGGCAGGGTGGCCCCGCGCAGGCGGGCGGCCAGCCGCAGACCGAGCGCGCCGCGCAGCCCGGTAGCTACTCTCAGCCGGGCCACGGCGGGCAGCCCGGCGGTTACTCGCAGCCCGACCAAGGCGGACAGCCCGGCGGGGGGTTGCCGCCGCCAGGCGCGCCCCACGGCGGCCGCCCGGTGGCCGCCGGAAACCCGGCCGGCGTGTCCCGGGCCCCCGACGTCCGCCGCCCCGACGGCATGCCCGGGACGGGCACCCCCGAGTGGCAGGGCCCGCCCGTCCCGCCCCGGTACCCCGACCCGACCGGCCAGGCCGGCTCGCGCGTCCCCGGTGTCCCGCCGACCGGCCGGCCCGCCTCCGACGCCGCCCGGCGCGCGCACGACGACGAGCTCGCCCAGCACGTCGACCAGCTGTTCAACGCCGCCGTCGAGGCCGTGCAGTCCGCGCCGCAGCACCAGGCGCCCGCGCCCGTGCGGGCCACCGGCCGGGCGGTGCCCGCCGAGCGGTCCCGGATGCCTCAGGCGCCGAGGGACAACCGGCCGACGGAGGACATCCGGCTCGGCCGTGAGCACCGCGGCCTGGGCACCGCGCCGTCCACCAAGCCGGACCCCCGCCCGCGTCGGGTGCCGAAGCGCGAGGTCCAGCCGATCCGGGACGGGGTGCCGCGTCGGCAGCTGCCCCGGTTCACCGACCGCGATCCGGCGTCGGACCTGGCGATCACCGAGGTCGCCGGGCACCTGACGTTCACCCCGAACACCATCACCGCGTGGTACTGGCTGCCGGAGGTCCGCTGGGCCTTCCGCCCGGACGCCGAGCGCGAGGCGCTGATCGTGGCGATCTCGGAGCAGTACGCCGGGCTGGCCGGCTTCCGGCTGCACCTGCGGCGGACCACGATGCCGTTCCCGGCCGACGAGTGGGCCCGCACCGTGGACACCCACACGCCCCGGCCGCTGCCCAATGTGCCCGGGGCGCCCAGCTGGGGCGACCACCTGGTCAACGCGCAGAAGCACCTGTTGCAGGTGAACCATGCCGAGGGGCAGACGTACCTGGGGATCACGTTCGCGCGGCGTACCCTCGGAGACTCTTTTTCCGAGAAGATCAACCGGATGTTCGGCAAGGGCGTGACCGAGTCTGAGCGCCGGCGCACGTCGCGGCTGGTCGAACAGTTCGACGAGGTGCTGGGCGCGTTCGGCATGCGCGGCCGGCGGGTCACGGTCAAGGAACTCGAGTGGCTGCTCTACCGCTCGGTGGCGCTGTGCATGGCCCCGCCGCGCGACATGTCCCCGGTCGGCAACGGCGAGTGGGAGCGCGGCGACCTGCTGGCCCTCACCGAGCACATCGAGCGCTACCGCACGCCCTACGGCGCGACGGTCAAGCTCGTCAACCGGCTCACCGGCGAGGAACGGCACGTCTGCGTCCTCACCGTCGGCCGGATGGAGCCGCTGGACATCCCCGAGCGGCACGAGCCGTGGCTGCACTTCCACGAGCGGCTGCCATGGCCGATGGAGCTGTCCAGCCGGGTCGACGCGCTCGGCCAGAACGACACGTTCAAGAACCTCGAGCACCGGCTGCGCATGATCCGTTCCCAGCAGCGCGACTACGCCGAGCACGGCATGGACTCCCCGCCCGAGCTGGAGCGTCTCGCCAAGCGTGCCCTCGGCATCGGCGACGAGATGACCACCGGCCTGCCGATCGACGCCGCCCGCGTACACGGCTGGCACCGGATCGCGATCGGCGGCCGGACCCGCGACGAGGCCCTGGAGCGCACCCGGAAGCTGATCCAGATGTACTCCCGGGAGCTGCGGATCTCCCTGCAGCACCCGAAGAACCAGGACTGGCTGGCCCGCGAGTTCATCCCCGGCGAGCCCATCGCCAACAGCGGCTACGTCCGCCGGATGCCGGTCAAGCTGTTCGCGGCGGCGCTGCCCCAGGCCGCGTCCACCGTGGGTGACCGCAGGGGCGACCTGATCGGCCGCACCGCGGGCACCTGCCGCCGCCCCGTCTTCCTCGACGTGCACTTCCCCACCGAGGTCCGCGAGCGCTCCGGCCTGGCCGTGTTCGTCGCGGAGCCCGGCGGTGGCAAGTCGACCCTGATGGGCGGCCTCGGCTACCTGGCCGCGCGCCGCGGCGTGCAGGTCACCATGCTCGACCCGTCCGGCCCGCTCGGCCGGCTGTGCGAAATGCCAGAACTCAAACCCTATTCCCGGGTACTGAACCTGACCGGCTCCGGCCAGGGCACCCTGAACCCGTACGCGCTGATCCCCACCCCGCAGCGCCCGCACTTCGCCCCCGGCACCGAGGGCGACCGCGAGTTCCAGATCGCGCTCGGCAACGCCCGGGCCGAACGCCGGATGCTCGTCCAGGACATCTGCTCGATGCTCGTCCCACCCCAGGTGGCCCGCGAGGCGCGCACGGCCACGATGCTCCGGCACGCGGTCCGCAAGGTCCCCGCCGAGGAGACCGCCACCCTCGACGACATCGTCAAGGCCCTGCAGGACGGCGACGACCACTCCCGCGAACTCGGCAACCTGCTCCTGGACACCGCCGAGATGCCCCTGGCCCTGCTGTTCTTCGGCCGTCCCCCGGAGGGCGCGCTCGGCGACGACAAGACCCTGACCGTGATCACCATGGCCGGCCTCCGCCTGCCCGACCTCAAGATCGAACGCGAGTACTGGTCCGCGGAGGAGCAGCTGGCCCTCCCCATGCTGCACACCGCGCACCGCCTCGCCGTCCGCCGCTGCTACTCCGGCGACATGCACCGCCGCAAGCTCGTCGGCCTCGACGAGGCGCACTTCATGGACGGCTGGCGTTCGGGCCGGTCCTTCCTGGTCCGCCTCGCCCGCGACTCCCGAAAGTGGAACCTGGCCGCCTTGGTCGCCTCCCAGAACCCGAAAGACATTCTCGGACTCGACGTCCAAAACCTCGTGTCCACAGTGTTCGTGGGACGAATCGCCGAGGACTCCGAGATCGCCGAGGAGGCCCTGCGACTGCTCAGGGTGCCCCGTGGGGTCGGATATGAGCAGACCTTAGCGACACTCTCCCAAGTTGAGGCATCATCACAGGATCGGCTCGGATTCCGGGAGTTCGTGATGCGTGACGTGGATGGGCGGGTGCAGAAGGTGCGGGTGGACATCTCCTACGTGCCACAGTTGCTGGACTACCTGGACACCACACCTACGGCCGCTGCGGAGGCTCCGCCGACCCAGGAGCGTGACTGA
- the folP gene encoding dihydropteroate synthase produces the protein MNTPVILGVLNVTPDSFSDGGRHAGLAGAVAAGLALRAQGADYVDVGGESTRPGAARVDADTEVARVVPVIRELAAAGVPTSVDTTRSTVAAAALAAGAGIVNDVSGGLADPDMARVVADAGCPWILMHWRGHSDRMQANAVYGDVVAEVAAELAERVDAATKAGVDPARLILDPGLGFAKNAAHNWALLAHMDGLKSLGLPFLIGASRKSFLGALLAGPDGAPRPTEGREAATLAVSVLAAQAGAWGVRVHDVLGTADALAVLRKVNDGLD, from the coding sequence GTGAACACACCGGTCATCCTGGGCGTCCTGAACGTCACGCCCGACTCGTTCAGCGACGGCGGGCGGCACGCCGGGCTGGCCGGGGCGGTGGCCGCCGGGCTGGCCCTGCGCGCCCAGGGCGCCGACTACGTGGACGTGGGCGGCGAGTCCACCCGCCCGGGTGCCGCAAGGGTCGACGCGGACACCGAGGTGGCCCGCGTGGTGCCCGTGATCAGGGAACTCGCCGCCGCCGGCGTGCCCACGAGCGTGGACACCACCCGGTCGACCGTCGCGGCGGCGGCGCTCGCCGCCGGGGCGGGCATCGTCAACGACGTGTCCGGCGGGCTGGCCGACCCCGACATGGCCCGGGTGGTCGCCGACGCCGGCTGCCCGTGGATCCTGATGCACTGGCGCGGGCACTCCGACCGGATGCAGGCCAACGCCGTGTACGGGGATGTCGTCGCCGAGGTCGCCGCCGAACTCGCCGAGCGGGTGGACGCGGCCACGAAGGCCGGGGTCGACCCGGCGCGGCTGATCCTCGACCCGGGGCTGGGCTTCGCCAAGAACGCGGCGCACAACTGGGCACTGCTGGCCCACATGGATGGCCTGAAGAGCCTCGGGCTGCCCTTCCTGATCGGCGCGAGCCGCAAGTCCTTCCTCGGCGCGCTGCTCGCCGGCCCGGACGGCGCGCCGCGGCCGACCGAGGGTCGGGAGGCCGCGACCCTGGCGGTCAGCGTCCTGGCGGCCCAGGCGGGAGCCTGGGGGGTCAGGGTCCACGACGTGCTCGGTACCGCCGACGCGCTGGCCGTCCTGCGAAAGGTGAACGATGGACTCGATTGA